Sequence from the Nocardiopsis sp. YSL2 genome:
TCATGCCAGGCTATAACCAACATCTTCGAACATTTTCGTGCGCCCCAGGGAGACGAATTGCTGGCCGCCCAACGGCAGGAACAGATCCTCGACCAGCTGCGGCGGAGCGGGGCCGTCCGCGTCGCCGACCTCGTCGAGAGCCTCGCGGTGTCGGACATGACCATCAGGCGCGACCTCGACGCGCTGGAGGGCCGCGGCGCCCTGCGCAAGGTGCACGGCGGCGCCGTCACCCTCCAGGGCCCGCGCACCGAGGAACCCGGGTTCGAGGCCAAGTCGACCCGCCAGGCCGACGAGAAGCGCGCCATCGCCCGCGCCGCCGCGGGCCTGGTCGCACCGCACAGCGCCGTGGGCCTGTCCGCCGGCACCACCACCGCGGCCGTGGCCGAACACCTGTGCGAGGTCCCCGGGCTGACCGTGGTCACCAACTCCCTGCGCGTGGCCGAGATCCTGCACCGCGCCCCCCGCCAGGACCGCACCGTCGCCCTGACCGGCGGATTCCGCACCCCCTCCGACGCCCTCGTGGGACCCCTCGCCCTGACCTCCCTGCGCGGCCTCAACCTCGACGTCCTCATCCTGGGCGTGCACGGCATGCAGGTCCGGGCCGGCTTCACCACCCCCAACCTCATGGAGGCCGAGACCGACCGCGCGCTGGTCGAGGCCGCCGGCACCCTGGTGGTCGCGGCCGACCACACCAAGTGGGGCACCGTGGGGGTCAGCACCATCGCCCCGCTCGACCGCTGCGACGTGCTCGTCACCGACACCGGCCTCGACCCCGCCGCGCGCCGGGCCCTCGACGAACACGTGGGCAGCGTCGTGGCCGCCCCCGTCGGAGAGGACGCCTGAGCGCGGCCGGCCGCACCGGCCGACCCCGGTGACACCGACAGCCCCACCGGAAAACCGCTGGTGCGCCGCGCCGCCGCACCACTACGGTGGCGCGGGGCCGCCCCGACCCGGGACCCGGCGGCCCCGATCCGGCGAGGAGCACCAGCGGTGGACGTCCACGACTACGCCCGGCACGACGCGGTCGGCCTGGCCGCCCTGATCCGCCAGGGACAGGTCAGCACCACCGAGGTCGAGACGGCCGCCCGGCGCGCGCTCACCGACGCCGACGCCCGCCTCAACGCCCTCACCGGACCGCTCTTCGACGCCCCGACCGCCCACGACCCGCACGGACCCCTGGCCGGGGTCCCCTTCGTCATCAAGGACAGCGGCCCCTTCGCCCGGGGCGTGCCCTCCGCGCTGGGCAGCCGCGGCCTGCTCGCCGTGGGCCGGCGCGACCACACCCTGATGGAGCGCCTGCGCGCGGCCGGGCTCACCGCCCTGGGCCAGAGCACCGCGCCCGAACTCGGGCTCAACTTCGCCACCGAGCCCCGACGGCACGGGCCCACCCGCAACCCCTGGGACACCGGCTTCGGCGTCGGCGGATCCAGCGGGGGAGCGGCCGCACTGGTGGCCGCCGGAGCGGTCCCCTTCGCCCACGGCAACGACGGTGCCGGGTCCCTGCGTGTGCCGGCCTCCGCCTGCGGCGTGGTCGGCCTCAAACCCACCCGCGGCCGCACCCCCTGCGGCCCCGACGCCGGAGAGGCCGGGTACGGGCTGGTGGTGGAGTTCGGCCTCACCCGCACCGTGCGCGACGCCGCCCACCTGCTCGACGCGCTGGGCGCCCCGCCCCTGGGCGAGAAGTTCGTCGCACCGGCCCCCGAACGCCCCTTCGCCCAGGCCGTGCGCCGCGATCCCGGCCGGCTCCGCATCGCCGTCACCACCCGGCCCTGGGCCGAGACCGA
This genomic interval carries:
- a CDS encoding DeoR/GlpR family DNA-binding transcription regulator; translated protein: MLAAQRQEQILDQLRRSGAVRVADLVESLAVSDMTIRRDLDALEGRGALRKVHGGAVTLQGPRTEEPGFEAKSTRQADEKRAIARAAAGLVAPHSAVGLSAGTTTAAVAEHLCEVPGLTVVTNSLRVAEILHRAPRQDRTVALTGGFRTPSDALVGPLALTSLRGLNLDVLILGVHGMQVRAGFTTPNLMEAETDRALVEAAGTLVVAADHTKWGTVGVSTIAPLDRCDVLVTDTGLDPAARRALDEHVGSVVAAPVGEDA
- a CDS encoding amidase, with product MDVHDYARHDAVGLAALIRQGQVSTTEVETAARRALTDADARLNALTGPLFDAPTAHDPHGPLAGVPFVIKDSGPFARGVPSALGSRGLLAVGRRDHTLMERLRAAGLTALGQSTAPELGLNFATEPRRHGPTRNPWDTGFGVGGSSGGAAALVAAGAVPFAHGNDGAGSLRVPASACGVVGLKPTRGRTPCGPDAGEAGYGLVVEFGLTRTVRDAAHLLDALGAPPLGEKFVAPAPERPFAQAVRRDPGRLRIAVTTRPWAETEVDPGVAEAAVDTARALEWIGHTVREDAPVLESEDVVEGCVLAAMATGTALLRLPHRPDPAALESVSRQVLAEAGRCTAVEIAGALQAQHRVTRAVSLFLDTHDLLVTPTLGRPPAPHGTLDYDAPGHSVRSWLRRILAYGPFTAPFNVSGHPAISLPLAQSPRGLPIGVQLVAAAGREDLLLMVAAQLEAALPWRDRLPPAHV